The Sediminispirochaeta smaragdinae DSM 11293 genome has a segment encoding these proteins:
- a CDS encoding sulfite exporter TauE/SafE family protein codes for MNSTVELYIFVFLIEFVCYFIKGLAGFGDPLISTPLLSMTMDNSVISPLNLCLATPVNAYMSWQNRKAFSIRTSLFIILCILCGIIPGTMLLKYASSWLLKAFLGILVIGIGIEMITRDRTKTMHPNKVILGIVSFCSGITAGLYGINLFFVAYIERTSKNRQAFRGNICFVFLIENIFRIVTYIVSGLLTKSVMMLVLAALPGMASGFTLGSVIDKKLSEQAIRRVIIAIFMAGGFSIFIKALIFRA; via the coding sequence ATGAACTCTACAGTTGAATTATATATTTTTGTTTTCCTTATAGAATTTGTCTGCTATTTTATCAAAGGCCTTGCCGGTTTCGGGGATCCCCTTATTTCGACCCCGCTTCTATCGATGACAATGGACAATTCGGTTATCTCACCGCTCAATCTCTGTCTCGCTACTCCGGTCAATGCATATATGTCCTGGCAAAATCGTAAGGCCTTTTCGATCCGTACCTCCCTGTTCATCATCCTGTGCATTCTCTGCGGGATTATCCCCGGTACAATGCTGCTAAAGTATGCAAGCTCCTGGCTTCTTAAGGCCTTCCTGGGCATACTTGTCATCGGTATCGGTATAGAGATGATAACGAGAGACCGGACGAAAACGATGCACCCGAATAAAGTGATCCTGGGAATCGTTTCATTTTGTTCTGGTATCACCGCTGGTCTCTATGGTATCAATCTCTTCTTTGTAGCCTACATCGAACGGACAAGCAAAAACCGTCAAGCCTTTCGCGGGAATATTTGTTTTGTCTTCCTGATTGAAAATATCTTCAGAATTGTCACGTATATCGTGAGCGGACTTCTGACAAAAAGCGTAATGATGCTGGTCCTTGCGGCACTGCCCGGCATGGCTTCCGGATTCACCTTAGGATCGGTGATTGATAAGAAGCTCAGCGAACAGGCGATACGC
- a CDS encoding cupin domain-containing protein, with protein MGDDVDVAKVNLTLGSRIRAQRNKHNMKISELAELTGLTSSTISQVERALISPSIATLKKICDAMNIPISFLFDGVEENDSQSEENVVTQDTTQADIPSHLKMFTSVNLMGLSPVVHKENRKFLSPGPGIRFYLLNPNLAGPIELIYNEYDPGTSTGPLPYAHPGSECGLILSGELVVEIRGESYRLTEGDSITFNSSEPHMKRNESDTMCTCIWANTPPWF; from the coding sequence ATGGGTGATGATGTCGATGTTGCTAAAGTGAATCTGACCCTCGGATCACGAATTCGAGCTCAGAGAAATAAACATAACATGAAAATATCCGAGCTTGCCGAGCTGACAGGCCTTACATCAAGTACCATTAGCCAAGTTGAGCGGGCCTTAATCTCACCGTCGATCGCAACCTTAAAGAAGATCTGCGATGCTATGAATATCCCCATCAGCTTTCTTTTTGATGGCGTGGAAGAGAACGACAGTCAGTCCGAAGAGAATGTGGTAACGCAGGATACGACACAGGCTGATATACCCTCCCACCTTAAAATGTTTACATCGGTAAACTTGATGGGGCTCTCCCCGGTGGTCCACAAAGAAAATCGAAAGTTCCTTTCGCCGGGACCGGGTATACGTTTCTATCTGCTAAATCCGAATCTTGCCGGTCCCATTGAGTTGATCTATAACGAATATGATCCGGGAACAAGCACCGGTCCCCTGCCCTATGCGCACCCCGGTAGCGAATGCGGCTTGATTCTCTCGGGTGAACTGGTCGTGGAGATAAGGGGGGAAAGCTACAGATTGACAGAGGGGGACAGCATAACCTTCAACTCTAGCGAGCCTCACATGAAGCGAAACGAATCGGATACCATGTGTACCTGTATTTGGGCAAACACGCCCCCCTGGTTTTAA
- a CDS encoding sugar phosphate isomerase/epimerase family protein: MCDWSYSLSSADSAPDSAPILLRGGICSNLEVASMLGYQAIEIHTREDALLDYTRIAETASRYNVTISAVVTGRLNTQGDVSLIDDRPYVTQSALAGMRSYIEMAAHLKTNLIIGWLKGRIPDGADRTLYLDRLARNLRLICKEAEEKGVKVFIEVINRYEVNIFTTAKETVEFLDAWDIPNCYVHLDTFHMNIEEEDPIDAIHVSGARLGYFHVADNTRFYPGSGTLDFTSYLSALKDINYAGFISVECLPVPDGKTAAKKALAYLKNIEKEI; this comes from the coding sequence ATGTGTGACTGGAGTTATTCACTGTCAAGTGCCGATTCTGCACCCGATTCCGCTCCGATTTTGTTACGAGGGGGAATCTGTTCGAATCTTGAGGTTGCTTCGATGCTGGGATATCAGGCGATCGAAATACATACACGGGAAGATGCACTTCTTGATTATACGAGGATCGCCGAAACCGCCTCCCGGTACAATGTTACCATTTCCGCGGTTGTCACGGGGCGCCTGAATACCCAGGGAGATGTAAGTCTTATTGACGACAGGCCCTATGTTACCCAAAGCGCTTTGGCCGGTATGCGCTCCTACATAGAGATGGCCGCTCATCTTAAAACCAATCTGATTATAGGCTGGCTCAAAGGGCGTATCCCCGATGGGGCCGACAGAACCTTGTATTTGGATCGTCTGGCCCGGAATCTCCGTCTTATCTGTAAAGAGGCGGAGGAGAAGGGGGTCAAGGTTTTTATCGAGGTCATTAATCGGTACGAGGTGAATATTTTCACTACGGCTAAAGAAACCGTGGAGTTTCTTGATGCCTGGGATATTCCCAACTGTTATGTCCACCTGGATACATTCCATATGAACATCGAGGAAGAGGACCCCATTGATGCAATTCACGTTTCAGGAGCCCGCCTCGGCTATTTCCACGTGGCGGACAACACCCGTTTCTATCCTGGAAGCGGCACCCTCGATTTTACTTCGTATTTGTCTGCACTAAAAGATATTAACTATGCCGGCTTTATATCTGTCGAGTGTCTGCCCGTTCCCGACGGAAAAACCGCGGCAAAGAAGGCATTGGCATATCTGAAGAACATAGAAAAGGAAATATGA
- the iolM gene encoding scyllo-inosose 3-dehydrogenase, translated as MRAFYVEAEFEPKPGYKLSERELSTRRAARGNSVWKNIRGSVTDRPDPHPKDDEVLIKVGAAGICGTDAHLLLKDEEGYTKYDGHSKYPIITGHEFSGEVVELGSAVHSLKLGDLVSVESMNWCGECDACRMGMFNQCKNLEEPGLTFDGGFAEYAVVRAKYCYLLNDIVEFYGDNMTAFELGAMIEPTGVAYNGLFVRGGGIRPGGHVVVFGAGPIGLAAISLMKTSGAAKLICFETTEERRKLAQECGADYVYDPIALGKEGVNPSEVLMDLTKGRGIALFAECSGATNATYPVMAGALAIGGKTVQIGHSLGKTSIDLYPYMFNAGGISGSNGQSGQGIYSDVIALMASGRIDMRKMVTGRVHLEDIQTGLDQAADRISGKILVSMNYKNYGGNR; from the coding sequence ATGCGCGCATTTTATGTTGAGGCGGAGTTCGAACCTAAGCCGGGATACAAGCTTTCTGAAAGAGAGTTGAGTACAAGGCGTGCGGCAAGGGGAAATTCTGTTTGGAAGAATATACGAGGTTCGGTCACCGATCGCCCCGATCCCCATCCTAAAGACGATGAGGTTTTAATCAAGGTGGGGGCTGCCGGCATTTGTGGGACGGACGCACATCTGCTGCTTAAAGATGAAGAGGGGTACACCAAGTATGATGGGCATAGCAAGTACCCGATCATTACCGGGCATGAATTTTCCGGCGAAGTCGTTGAGCTGGGTTCGGCTGTTCACAGCCTGAAGCTTGGTGATTTGGTCAGTGTCGAATCCATGAATTGGTGCGGCGAATGTGATGCTTGCCGAATGGGTATGTTTAATCAATGCAAAAACCTTGAAGAGCCCGGCCTAACCTTTGATGGCGGTTTTGCAGAGTATGCAGTGGTCAGGGCCAAATACTGCTACCTCCTGAACGACATAGTGGAATTCTATGGAGATAACATGACGGCCTTTGAATTGGGGGCCATGATTGAGCCTACCGGGGTTGCTTACAACGGTTTATTTGTGAGAGGTGGTGGCATTCGTCCCGGAGGGCATGTGGTTGTTTTTGGTGCCGGACCGATAGGCCTTGCCGCAATTTCCCTCATGAAAACCAGTGGTGCTGCTAAGCTTATCTGTTTTGAAACCACGGAAGAGAGGCGGAAGCTGGCGCAAGAGTGTGGGGCCGACTATGTCTATGACCCTATCGCATTGGGAAAAGAGGGAGTGAATCCGTCGGAAGTGCTGATGGATCTTACTAAAGGTAGAGGCATTGCCTTATTTGCCGAATGTTCCGGGGCGACGAATGCCACCTATCCGGTAATGGCTGGGGCACTTGCCATTGGCGGGAAAACGGTTCAAATCGGTCATTCTCTTGGAAAAACAAGTATCGATTTATATCCCTACATGTTTAACGCCGGTGGCATCAGTGGTTCCAACGGGCAGTCCGGGCAGGGAATCTATAGCGATGTGATTGCTTTGATGGCAAGCGGCAGGATCGATATGCGTAAAATGGTAACCGGCAGGGTGCACCTTGAAGATATTCAGACTGGACTTGATCAGGCTGCTGACCGCATTTCCGGAAAAATATTAGTCAGCATGAATTATAAGAATTACGGAGGTAACAGGTAA
- the iolN gene encoding 3-dehydro-scyllo-inosose hydrolase translates to MSKWQIPAKGGHMEKNTGVYYQNMTNKDVEERLEKNDVILIPVGSTENHGANAPYGEDTYLDTRLCEQVALATGCTVAQPIWYGSHPYHHLGMPGTIMIPEETLADYLCYVFAGFWNTGFRKMIVVNGHGQDYVIPLAIHKFGKKFQVPGIVLYVHFWNAARNPETGLTDLATKDQGGVYNTPFVHADEVEQSFALALFPELCKQENAVVTKPSPMLPPGHINNSAENGVGPIKWYNAFGSVGMECICTPEGVIGDPTMADAEKARAGVEHTLNYLEKLVNDIITKYPAGKLPPIDKVTQRNREDIEAVIKGPTKGGRHIYTLTY, encoded by the coding sequence ATGTCAAAATGGCAAATCCCGGCAAAGGGTGGACATATGGAAAAGAATACCGGTGTCTACTATCAGAACATGACGAACAAAGATGTGGAAGAACGTCTTGAAAAGAATGACGTAATCCTGATTCCGGTAGGTTCTACGGAAAATCATGGAGCAAATGCTCCTTATGGTGAAGATACCTACCTCGATACCAGGCTCTGCGAGCAGGTTGCTCTTGCTACCGGTTGTACCGTTGCACAGCCCATTTGGTATGGTTCTCATCCCTACCACCATCTGGGCATGCCCGGGACGATCATGATCCCCGAGGAAACACTGGCCGACTATCTTTGCTACGTGTTTGCAGGATTCTGGAATACCGGTTTCCGGAAAATGATTGTAGTGAATGGCCACGGTCAGGATTATGTTATTCCCCTTGCCATTCATAAATTCGGCAAGAAATTTCAGGTACCGGGTATTGTCCTTTACGTGCACTTTTGGAATGCCGCCAGAAATCCCGAAACGGGATTGACCGATCTTGCGACCAAGGATCAGGGCGGTGTGTATAATACTCCTTTTGTCCACGCCGACGAGGTTGAACAGTCTTTTGCCCTTGCCTTGTTTCCCGAGCTCTGCAAACAGGAGAATGCAGTTGTCACCAAGCCCTCTCCCATGCTGCCTCCGGGGCATATCAATAATTCTGCAGAAAACGGGGTCGGCCCGATTAAATGGTATAATGCTTTCGGCAGTGTCGGTATGGAGTGTATCTGTACTCCGGAAGGGGTCATTGGGGATCCGACCATGGCGGATGCTGAGAAGGCCCGTGCCGGGGTCGAGCACACGCTTAACTACCTTGAAAAACTGGTAAACGACATCATTACAAAATATCCGGCCGGAAAGTTGCCGCCTATCGATAAGGTCACGCAGCGCAATCGTGAAGATATCGAAGCCGTAATCAAGGGGCCGACAAAGGGAGGGCGGCATATCTATACGCTTACCTATTAA
- a CDS encoding zinc-dependent alcohol dehydrogenase — MKANIAFLHGPEDLRIEEVELPPLKPNEILIKLKACGICGSDVECYEGKSAEGRYDIAPYTPGHEWAGQAAEVGSAVTSVKVGNKVVGDCVLPCFNCANCKDGKMPSACLNMREVGFRPDSPGGMGEYMILEECYTHVIPDDWAYELGAWVETFNVGYWGVWGNGCDPDASDDCVIIGAGPIGLCASMVCKTSGAQVIVVDPLASRRETILKYGADHTVDPSKPGYLDEILRLTNGRGPSVVIEASGNDNGIASLFDIAGHSARVGLIGHSIGRKVPVEIGKTIWKTLKIAGSGGTDKWFPRTIRFLSRIKDNYDFAALNTHHFNFKDIHKAFDVACHDKANARKVMLTFDE, encoded by the coding sequence ATGAAAGCCAACATAGCTTTTCTGCATGGGCCTGAGGATCTTAGGATCGAAGAGGTGGAACTGCCGCCTCTCAAACCAAACGAGATCCTCATCAAGCTTAAGGCCTGTGGTATCTGTGGATCCGATGTTGAGTGCTACGAGGGGAAATCTGCAGAGGGCCGCTACGATATAGCTCCCTACACCCCCGGTCATGAATGGGCGGGGCAGGCTGCCGAGGTAGGAAGCGCTGTCACCAGTGTAAAGGTCGGCAACAAGGTTGTCGGGGATTGTGTGCTTCCCTGCTTCAACTGTGCGAATTGTAAAGATGGCAAAATGCCTTCTGCCTGCCTGAATATGCGCGAGGTGGGATTTCGGCCCGATTCTCCCGGGGGAATGGGCGAGTACATGATCCTTGAAGAGTGCTATACCCACGTGATTCCAGACGATTGGGCATATGAGCTTGGTGCATGGGTCGAGACCTTCAATGTAGGCTACTGGGGCGTGTGGGGAAATGGATGTGATCCCGATGCTTCGGATGACTGCGTTATTATTGGTGCCGGACCTATCGGTCTGTGTGCTTCAATGGTGTGTAAGACTTCCGGCGCACAAGTCATTGTAGTCGATCCCCTTGCTTCTCGACGGGAGACGATTCTCAAGTACGGAGCGGATCACACGGTGGATCCGTCCAAGCCTGGATATCTTGACGAGATCCTCCGTTTGACCAATGGCCGTGGGCCGTCTGTGGTTATTGAAGCATCGGGCAACGATAACGGCATAGCGTCGCTCTTCGATATTGCGGGACACAGTGCACGGGTTGGATTAATAGGCCACTCCATCGGCCGCAAGGTTCCTGTCGAAATTGGTAAAACTATCTGGAAAACGCTGAAGATCGCAGGTTCCGGCGGGACGGACAAATGGTTTCCCCGAACCATTCGTTTCCTTTCACGCATTAAAGACAATTATGATTTTGCTGCTTTGAATACACATCATTTCAATTTTAAGGATATCCATAAAGCCTTTGATGTCGCATGTCATGATAAGGCAAACGCCCGCAAAGTTATGCTGACGTTCGACGAATAA
- a CDS encoding sugar phosphate isomerase/epimerase family protein: MKLGYNEATCMKRSTVENDLVLCERYGYEYIELRLDMLKKYLEKNTLADLQSFFRSSRLKPYAFNSIENINFCSADQWDTLISLFTFGCEIAQAIGNPYLIVVPTMGDDMHKKSKDDVYSDSVEVLNKLADIAKPYKVKLAFEPIGDKRWCVRSLEQALEIVHAVDRPDVGVALDSINLFLYNRLSNIDSIDDVPLDKLFVYHVNDCEDLPLGVLDHCHRLYPGDGIIPLAKISDKLHKKGYEEICSVELFRPEYWELDPEKVIRTASQKAQRFL, translated from the coding sequence ATGAAACTGGGTTATAATGAAGCCACTTGCATGAAGCGGTCGACGGTTGAAAACGACTTGGTGCTTTGTGAGAGGTATGGATATGAGTATATCGAACTTCGACTAGACATGCTTAAAAAATATCTAGAAAAAAATACTCTTGCCGACTTGCAATCTTTTTTTCGTTCCAGCCGTCTTAAACCGTATGCATTCAATTCGATAGAAAATATCAATTTTTGTTCTGCCGACCAATGGGATACATTGATTTCGCTTTTTACCTTTGGATGCGAAATTGCACAAGCAATAGGTAATCCTTATCTTATCGTTGTCCCTACAATGGGAGACGATATGCATAAAAAAAGTAAAGACGATGTATATAGCGACAGCGTTGAGGTCCTAAATAAGCTTGCGGATATTGCTAAGCCTTACAAGGTAAAGCTTGCTTTTGAGCCTATTGGTGATAAGCGATGGTGTGTACGTAGCCTTGAACAGGCCTTGGAAATTGTTCATGCAGTGGATCGCCCCGACGTCGGCGTTGCTTTGGATTCAATAAATCTTTTTCTCTATAACCGACTATCCAATATTGATTCAATTGATGACGTTCCGTTGGATAAACTTTTCGTTTATCACGTTAACGATTGTGAAGATCTTCCTTTGGGTGTGTTGGATCACTGCCATCGTCTGTACCCCGGTGACGGAATTATTCCATTAGCGAAAATCAGCGATAAACTGCATAAAAAAGGTTACGAAGAGATATGCTCGGTAGAGTTGTTCCGTCCAGAGTATTGGGAACTTGATCCGGAAAAAGTTATTCGAACAGCATCTCAAAAAGCACAACGATTTTTGTAG
- a CDS encoding sugar ABC transporter substrate-binding protein, which yields MQKRGNGKNLLMFCSFVLTVFLLFGCTEKESNAASSGPKDIKNIKVGVSVGHTQEERWQREIDMFRAYAKEHGFELLVQSAENNAQKQVSQCENLINQGIDVLILQSLDASAVAPIITSAHDAGIKVISYDRFALNCDLDYYVTFDSFKVGVTQANFVINKVDKGNFIWLKGAAEDNNAHLVAAGQKSVLQPYIDRGDINIVLEQWCRGWDPNEALKNVENGLTLTNNDIQAVIASNDGTAGGAIQALAAQGLNVPISGQDADLAACQRIVEGTQTGTVYKPLAKLNRAAMELAVAIATGKDPQSSIDSSLGVWTTLDNNYKQVDSFSVDVIAIDKDNLYDILIARDKFHTLEEVYKNLPKSEWPEK from the coding sequence ATGCAAAAGAGAGGAAACGGGAAAAACTTATTAATGTTTTGTTCATTTGTATTAACAGTATTTTTGTTGTTTGGCTGTACGGAAAAAGAAAGCAATGCTGCTTCTTCCGGACCAAAGGATATTAAAAACATCAAAGTTGGTGTCTCTGTTGGGCATACACAGGAAGAGCGATGGCAACGTGAAATAGATATGTTTAGAGCGTATGCAAAAGAACATGGCTTCGAATTATTAGTTCAATCTGCCGAGAATAATGCACAAAAACAAGTTTCCCAATGCGAAAATCTTATAAATCAAGGGATTGATGTTCTTATCTTACAATCTCTGGATGCATCTGCCGTTGCTCCTATCATAACTTCTGCTCACGATGCTGGTATTAAAGTTATTTCATATGATAGGTTTGCATTAAATTGCGACTTAGATTATTACGTGACGTTTGACTCCTTTAAGGTTGGTGTTACACAGGCCAATTTTGTTATCAACAAAGTCGATAAAGGAAATTTTATTTGGCTCAAGGGTGCAGCGGAAGATAACAATGCACATCTTGTAGCGGCCGGTCAGAAAAGTGTGTTACAGCCCTATATCGACCGGGGGGATATTAACATCGTTCTCGAACAATGGTGTCGAGGCTGGGACCCGAACGAGGCCCTAAAGAATGTTGAGAATGGTCTTACGCTGACGAATAACGACATACAGGCTGTTATTGCTTCCAATGACGGAACAGCAGGAGGAGCCATACAGGCTTTGGCTGCTCAGGGTTTGAATGTTCCAATTTCAGGCCAGGATGCAGATCTTGCTGCTTGCCAGCGTATTGTTGAAGGAACGCAAACAGGAACTGTGTATAAACCTCTTGCAAAATTGAATCGTGCTGCCATGGAGCTTGCTGTTGCGATTGCGACAGGGAAGGATCCGCAATCCTCAATCGATAGTTCGCTTGGAGTATGGACAACTTTGGATAATAACTATAAGCAGGTCGACAGCTTTTCTGTAGATGTTATTGCAATTGATAAGGATAACCTTTACGACATTCTAATTGCGCGGGATAAATTTCACACTCTGGAAGAAGTTTATAAGAATCTACCAAAAAGTGAGTGGCCTGAAAAATAG
- a CDS encoding sugar ABC transporter ATP-binding protein — protein MQEKNILEMRKITKLFPGVKALDKVDFKVTEGTVHALVGENGAGKSTLIKIISGVYPYNTYSGKMLIHDNEAKFFSIKEVERAGIACIHQELNLVPEMSVAENIFLNEKPTRYGFIDFDAMYAETLSLLKQIGMNTTDTILIRPDEKVKNLGIGQKQMVEIAKALAKDVSLLILDEPTSALTESEVDVLLGIIDGLRSKGVTCIYISHRLDEVMRIADEITILRDGKTIDSRKRSNIDKETMIKLMVGRELTNMFPRVPHKRGDLVFEIKNYSVENPDVPGRKLIDNVNLKAYRGEILGISGLMGAGRTELFTSVFGAFREKGEGEVWIDNKDVIIKSPLDALKHGLAIISEDRKKLGLNLLMDIKENVTLAALKKVSRAGILDADKEVAYTKDYVDTIRIVAPNISVKVSTLSGGNQQKVVIAKALFCDPKVIILDEPTRGIDVGAKYEIYKIMNDLVEKGVVVIMISSEMEEILGMSDRILTMAGGKITGEFDVAEATQEKLLQASVAGR, from the coding sequence GTGCAAGAGAAAAATATACTGGAAATGAGAAAGATCACCAAATTATTTCCAGGCGTAAAAGCTTTGGATAAGGTTGATTTCAAAGTGACAGAGGGAACCGTTCATGCACTGGTTGGAGAGAATGGTGCGGGGAAATCAACTTTAATTAAGATTATCAGCGGAGTGTACCCATATAATACCTATAGCGGAAAAATGCTTATACATGACAATGAAGCAAAGTTTTTTAGCATCAAGGAAGTAGAAAGGGCCGGTATTGCCTGTATTCATCAGGAATTAAATTTAGTTCCGGAAATGAGTGTTGCCGAGAATATTTTTCTCAATGAGAAGCCTACTCGGTATGGCTTTATTGACTTTGATGCAATGTATGCAGAAACCTTATCTTTGCTTAAACAGATTGGCATGAACACTACAGATACTATTCTTATACGTCCCGATGAAAAGGTTAAGAATCTTGGTATTGGTCAAAAGCAAATGGTGGAAATCGCAAAGGCTTTGGCGAAGGACGTTAGCCTTCTTATTCTGGATGAACCAACCTCTGCCCTTACAGAATCAGAAGTCGATGTATTACTCGGGATTATTGACGGGCTGCGATCAAAAGGTGTGACGTGTATTTATATATCTCATCGTTTAGATGAAGTAATGCGCATTGCCGATGAGATAACCATCTTGCGTGATGGAAAGACCATCGATTCAAGAAAGCGATCGAATATTGATAAAGAGACTATGATTAAATTAATGGTCGGTCGTGAACTGACGAATATGTTTCCGAGAGTTCCTCATAAAAGAGGCGATCTGGTTTTTGAAATTAAGAATTATTCTGTTGAGAATCCCGATGTCCCAGGGCGAAAATTGATCGATAATGTAAACTTGAAGGCTTATCGGGGAGAAATACTTGGTATAAGTGGCCTTATGGGTGCAGGACGTACTGAACTATTTACATCCGTGTTCGGTGCTTTTCGTGAAAAAGGTGAAGGTGAAGTCTGGATCGACAATAAAGACGTAATAATTAAAAGTCCATTAGATGCATTGAAGCATGGATTGGCAATCATTAGTGAAGATCGCAAAAAATTAGGGCTTAATCTCTTAATGGATATAAAAGAAAATGTTACCCTTGCTGCTTTGAAAAAAGTATCAAGAGCCGGTATTTTAGATGCAGATAAAGAAGTCGCTTATACAAAAGATTATGTGGACACCATCAGAATCGTTGCTCCCAATATTAGTGTAAAAGTTTCTACGCTTAGTGGTGGTAATCAGCAAAAAGTTGTCATCGCGAAAGCTTTATTTTGTGATCCAAAAGTAATTATCCTCGATGAACCTACCAGGGGAATCGATGTCGGAGCAAAATATGAAATCTATAAAATCATGAATGACCTGGTAGAGAAAGGCGTAGTAGTTATCATGATTTCTTCCGAAATGGAAGAAATACTTGGAATGAGCGACAGAATATTAACTATGGCCGGTGGAAAGATCACTGGGGAATTTGATGTTGCCGAAGCGACACAAGAAAAACTGCTGCAGGCGTCGGTTGCAGGGAGGTAA
- a CDS encoding sugar ABC transporter permease, with protein MNDSVKHYFSKKKIDMRTFTMVAILVILWVVFSYLTSNGFRTLGTSFLSSRNLSNLMRQMTIVAIMGSSMVLVMVTGGIDLSAGAVVGFIGCTAAGLQVFYNVGTLPTIIISLLLGMLVFVLQGSLIAYAGLAPFIVTLGGQLVFKGLVLAISKGATIAPLEDSLRYFGQAYISKTLTTVIGIAIILFLLMNEIQRRSGQRKHGTLFEPLQAMLIRWGITAVGILVAVYIMNSYRGMPVPVLIMFIISFLLTIVAEKTVFGRSIYAIGGNLDAAKYSGINVSKNLLIVYTIHGMMVAIAGLILAARLNAGTITVTNMNLELDAIAAAVIGGTSMTGGVGKVAGAIFGALVMASIDNGMSMMNMDAFWQYIVKGSILVAAVWFDMQTRKKGNA; from the coding sequence ATGAACGATTCAGTGAAACACTATTTTTCTAAAAAAAAGATCGACATGCGTACTTTTACCATGGTCGCCATTTTGGTGATACTATGGGTTGTCTTTTCTTATCTAACCAGTAATGGTTTTAGAACACTTGGTACATCATTTCTCTCGAGTCGAAATCTGTCCAATTTGATGAGACAAATGACTATTGTGGCCATCATGGGAAGCAGCATGGTCCTGGTAATGGTTACCGGCGGAATTGATCTTTCTGCAGGTGCTGTAGTTGGCTTTATTGGTTGTACGGCGGCAGGTTTACAGGTTTTTTATAATGTGGGTACGCTGCCCACTATTATTATTTCTCTTTTGCTGGGCATGCTGGTATTTGTTCTACAGGGTTCTCTTATTGCCTATGCCGGGCTGGCGCCCTTTATTGTGACGCTCGGTGGTCAGTTGGTATTTAAAGGTTTGGTTTTGGCAATATCCAAAGGTGCAACTATTGCTCCTTTGGAGGATTCTTTACGCTATTTCGGACAAGCATACATAAGTAAGACCTTAACTACTGTTATCGGCATTGCTATAATTCTTTTTTTGTTAATGAATGAAATTCAACGGCGCTCTGGTCAGCGAAAACATGGAACCCTGTTTGAGCCTTTACAGGCTATGCTTATTCGCTGGGGAATAACAGCTGTTGGTATCTTGGTAGCCGTTTATATCATGAATAGTTATCGAGGAATGCCTGTCCCGGTCTTGATTATGTTTATCATTTCGTTTCTTTTGACTATTGTAGCGGAAAAAACAGTCTTTGGCCGCAGTATCTATGCGATTGGAGGGAATCTGGATGCCGCAAAATATTCTGGAATCAACGTAAGTAAAAATTTACTTATCGTATATACCATCCATGGGATGATGGTTGCAATAGCCGGTTTAATTCTCGCCGCTCGTCTTAATGCTGGAACAATAACTGTTACCAATATGAATCTTGAGCTTGATGCAATAGCCGCTGCTGTCATTGGAGGAACAAGCATGACCGGTGGCGTTGGTAAGGTGGCAGGCGCTATTTTCGGTGCCCTGGTGATGGCTTCTATTGATAATGGTATGAGCATGATGAATATGGATGCATTTTGGCAATACATCGTAAAAGGCAGTATTTTAGTAGCTGCTGTTTGGTTTGACATGCAGACAAGAAAAAAGGGAAATGCATAA